A genome region from Rubidibacter lacunae KORDI 51-2 includes the following:
- the cpdA gene encoding 3',5'-cyclic-AMP phosphodiesterase, producing MPAATINVAQVTDTHLLAKADGELLGQPTDASLEVVIKRLHALRPRLDLLLLTGDLSQDGSIASYQRLQDAIEPLGLPTFWVPGNHDQHLVMQQVLRRPPFSTEKSFQVGGWQFVLLNSAVPGCVHGYFSDETLVWLDCQLAGARARPTMLAFHHPPFAVHSRWIDQSGLHNPDAFFAVLDRHPQVRLSVFGHIHQDYCRWRRDVCYAASPSTSVQFKPRSDRFSLDDISPGFRMLTLHADGSFATHVERVTFNLQQLDLAAHGY from the coding sequence ATGCCTGCTGCCACTATCAACGTCGCACAAGTTACGGACACACATCTCTTAGCAAAAGCTGACGGCGAGCTTCTCGGTCAACCGACCGATGCATCTCTTGAGGTTGTAATTAAGCGGCTGCATGCGTTGAGACCGCGATTGGACCTACTGCTGCTCACCGGCGATCTATCTCAAGACGGCTCGATTGCGTCCTACCAGCGTCTCCAGGACGCAATCGAGCCACTCGGCTTGCCAACCTTCTGGGTGCCGGGAAATCACGACCAGCATCTCGTCATGCAGCAAGTGTTACGCCGCCCGCCCTTCTCTACCGAGAAATCATTTCAGGTCGGTGGCTGGCAGTTCGTACTGCTCAATTCGGCAGTGCCCGGTTGCGTCCACGGGTATTTTTCTGATGAAACCTTGGTTTGGCTGGACTGCCAGCTGGCTGGTGCGCGAGCACGCCCGACAATGCTTGCATTTCACCATCCACCCTTTGCCGTCCATTCGCGCTGGATCGATCAAAGCGGGTTGCACAACCCCGACGCCTTTTTTGCCGTCCTCGACCGCCATCCGCAGGTGCGCTTGTCAGTCTTCGGGCATATCCATCAAGATTACTGTCGCTGGCGGCGCGACGTGTGTTACGCGGCCAGTCCTTCAACTTCGGTTCAGTTTAAGCCACGTAGCGATCGCTTCTCGCTCGACGATATCTCACCGGGATTCCGCATGTTGACCCTGCACGCCGACGGTTCCTTTGCCACCCATGTCGAGCGCGTAACCTTCAACCTACAACAGCTCGACTTAGCAGCACACGGATATTAG
- the acsF gene encoding magnesium-protoporphyrin IX monomethyl ester (oxidative) cyclase yields the protein MVDTLKKQAEFTEMRPGVKAPAAETLLTPRFYTTDFDEMARMDLSPNEDELRAILAEFRADYNKTHFVRDEEFAQSWDHIDGDTRRLFVEFLERSCTAEFSGFLLYKELGRRLKNTKPLLAECFTLMSRDEARHAGFLNKAMSDFNLSLDLGFLTKSRKYTFFKPKYIFYATYLSEKIGYWRYITIYRHLEAHPECRIYPIFRFFKSWCQDENRHGDFFDAVMRAQPHVLTGWQSRLWCRFFLLSVFATMYCNDVQRADFYAALGLDAREYDKHVIQKTNETAGRVFPIVLNVDSPEFYERLETCTQTNAKLDAIVSSSVPGWLKSLQKLPLYASNGWQLAKLFLMKPINVSAQHGAVR from the coding sequence ATGGTCGACACGCTTAAAAAACAAGCCGAATTTACGGAAATGCGTCCGGGAGTGAAAGCACCGGCTGCCGAGACGCTCTTAACCCCGCGCTTCTATACGACAGACTTCGACGAGATGGCGCGGATGGACTTGTCACCGAATGAGGACGAGTTGCGAGCGATCTTGGCGGAGTTTCGGGCCGACTACAACAAGACGCACTTCGTTCGCGACGAGGAGTTTGCACAATCCTGGGACCACATTGACGGCGACACACGCCGCTTGTTCGTAGAGTTCCTGGAGCGCTCCTGCACCGCAGAGTTTTCCGGTTTCTTGCTCTACAAAGAACTCGGACGGCGTTTGAAGAACACAAAACCCCTGCTGGCCGAGTGTTTCACGCTGATGTCTCGCGATGAAGCTCGCCATGCCGGCTTTTTGAACAAGGCGATGTCCGACTTCAATCTGTCGTTGGACCTTGGTTTCCTCACCAAGAGCCGTAAGTACACGTTCTTCAAGCCAAAGTACATCTTCTACGCCACCTACCTGTCGGAGAAAATCGGCTACTGGCGCTACATCACGATCTATCGCCATCTAGAGGCGCATCCGGAGTGCCGCATCTATCCGATCTTCCGCTTCTTCAAGAGCTGGTGCCAGGACGAAAACCGCCATGGCGACTTCTTCGATGCGGTGATGCGAGCGCAACCGCACGTGCTGACGGGTTGGCAATCCCGGCTGTGGTGCCGCTTCTTCCTGCTGTCGGTGTTTGCGACGATGTATTGCAATGACGTTCAGCGAGCGGATTTTTACGCAGCGCTGGGATTGGACGCCCGCGAGTACGACAAGCACGTCATTCAAAAAACCAACGAGACGGCCGGGCGCGTGTTCCCGATCGTGCTAAACGTAGATTCGCCGGAGTTCTACGAGCGCCTGGAAACCTGCACCCAAACCAACGCGAAACTGGACGCGATCGTGTCGTCGTCGGTTCCAGGTTGGTTGAAATCACTTCAGAAGCTACCGCTCTATGCTTCCAACGGCTGGCAGCTAGCGAAGCTGTTCTTAATGAAGCCAATTAACGTTTCAGCGCAGCATGGTGCCGTCCGCTAG
- a CDS encoding NAD-dependent epimerase/dehydratase family protein, whose amino-acid sequence MTVLVTGGLGFIGGHLVDLLLERGTSVRILDLAKPDVPKPGVEYWQGSIVDAELVRSAVCGVDTVFHLAANAGLWSPCKQDFLTINQMGTRNIMDAAIAYGVGRVVHTSTEAILKSNRQGQRPSRGEGTATTDESIRLRFEDMLGPYCQGKFLAEQEAFAAAEKGLPVVVVNPTVPLGPGDRRITPPTRMVLGFLNGKYPAFLETTINAIDARDVALGHILAAEKGTPGERYLLGSENLRMSELLAVLHDLTALSMPQRRVPYWLALAVSYVQEFIADTLTKRPPAAPLTGVRLAGTHLHFDNRKARVELGMICRPVRLALADAIADYLQRGLLERQPIQQ is encoded by the coding sequence ATGACAGTTCTCGTAACCGGTGGCTTAGGCTTCATAGGCGGACATCTCGTGGATTTGCTTTTGGAGCGCGGCACGTCCGTCCGGATTCTCGACCTCGCCAAACCGGACGTACCGAAACCCGGGGTCGAATACTGGCAGGGGTCGATCGTTGATGCCGAGCTCGTGCGCTCGGCCGTATGCGGCGTCGATACAGTTTTTCACCTCGCTGCCAATGCCGGTTTGTGGTCCCCGTGCAAGCAAGACTTCCTCACCATCAACCAAATGGGGACGCGCAATATTATGGACGCGGCGATCGCCTATGGTGTTGGGCGCGTCGTTCATACCTCTACCGAAGCCATCCTCAAGAGCAACCGCCAAGGTCAACGCCCGTCGCGCGGCGAAGGTACGGCAACTACAGATGAATCAATACGTTTGCGGTTTGAAGACATGCTCGGTCCATACTGCCAGGGCAAGTTCCTAGCCGAGCAAGAAGCGTTTGCAGCAGCAGAGAAAGGCTTGCCCGTCGTTGTCGTTAACCCGACCGTGCCCCTCGGCCCGGGCGATCGCCGCATCACTCCACCCACTCGCATGGTGCTGGGATTTCTGAACGGTAAGTATCCGGCGTTTCTCGAAACCACGATCAACGCGATCGACGCCCGCGACGTAGCGCTTGGACACATTCTGGCTGCTGAGAAAGGTACGCCGGGCGAGCGGTACTTACTCGGAAGCGAAAACCTCCGCATGAGCGAGCTGCTGGCCGTGCTGCACGATCTAACGGCATTGTCCATGCCCCAACGGCGCGTGCCCTACTGGTTGGCATTGGCAGTCAGTTACGTTCAGGAATTCATTGCCGATACGCTGACCAAGCGTCCACCCGCTGCCCCCCTAACCGGCGTTCGTCTGGCTGGGACGCACCTGCATTTCGACAATCGCAAAGCCCGCGTGGAGCTGGGGATGATTTGTCGTCCGGTTCGCCTAGCCCTCGCCGACGCGATCGCCGACTACCTTCAACGCGGCTTACTCGAACGCCAGCCGATACAGCAGTAA
- a CDS encoding class I SAM-dependent methyltransferase, giving the protein MPVPTTDRSLSQALQQIAAVFDIDALLQQHHDRQSRSAQSQTIDPISEPIASGAALKQEIVRYYQQSEIGYRKYHSQQGSIHMAIDDGTRYEPSGYYTQPKQVAEHVRALQARSVLEVGCGKGFNSRFLAQTFPDVQFLGLDLTPLHVRLASRAARLYENLQFRLGDFNQTGLAANGTDLVFGVDCLCHAASVSAVLTELYRVLRPGGRLTIFDGFRRPGFDRQTSDLQTASQLVEIGMAVPMGFRTVEAWLEAARSLGFTAVETRDRTAGILPTLDRLQALALRFFKHPWRARLLKFWMPPYLIRNSVAGLLMPYTCTLDSGTHSYYQLVLEKSAAPSDR; this is encoded by the coding sequence ATGCCCGTTCCAACTACCGATCGATCGCTATCCCAAGCTCTACAGCAGATTGCCGCTGTCTTCGATATCGATGCGCTCCTACAACAGCACCACGATCGCCAATCGAGATCGGCGCAATCGCAGACGATCGATCCGATTTCCGAGCCGATCGCCTCAGGAGCAGCTCTGAAGCAGGAAATTGTGCGGTACTACCAACAAAGCGAAATCGGCTACCGGAAATATCATTCCCAACAGGGCAGCATTCACATGGCGATCGACGATGGTACTCGCTACGAACCGTCAGGGTACTACACGCAACCGAAACAAGTTGCAGAACACGTGCGAGCTTTACAGGCGCGATCGGTGCTGGAAGTTGGTTGTGGGAAAGGTTTCAACAGTCGATTTCTAGCACAAACGTTTCCCGACGTGCAATTTCTGGGACTCGATCTCACGCCGCTGCACGTGCGGCTTGCCAGTCGAGCTGCCCGCTTGTACGAAAATTTGCAGTTTCGCTTGGGCGATTTCAACCAAACGGGACTGGCGGCTAATGGTACCGATCTCGTTTTTGGGGTCGATTGTTTGTGCCACGCAGCAAGTGTATCGGCAGTTTTGACAGAACTCTACCGCGTCCTGCGACCGGGCGGGCGCTTGACGATCTTCGATGGTTTTCGCCGACCGGGATTCGACCGACAAACCTCCGATTTGCAAACAGCATCACAGCTTGTAGAAATCGGGATGGCCGTACCGATGGGTTTCCGGACAGTAGAAGCATGGCTTGAGGCTGCCCGATCCCTGGGCTTTACAGCCGTCGAAACACGCGATCGCACCGCTGGCATTTTGCCAACGCTCGATCGCCTACAAGCGCTGGCTCTGCGATTTTTCAAGCATCCTTGGCGCGCACGGCTGCTGAAATTTTGGATGCCCCCTTACCTCATTCGTAATTCCGTGGCAGGTCTGCTTATGCCGTATACTTGCACACTCGATTCCGGCACCCACAGTTACTACCAGCTAGTTTTAGAGAAGTCCGCTGCACCGAGCGA